ATAGTTTCTGGCCCGAGAGGATCGAACGGATGGATCGCTCCCATTTCGGAAACAGGAACGATAAAAGCGCCAGAGGATTATGTTGCAGATGACGTGTTTGTCCtcggatgttttttttactacgtTTTGACCAACGGACTTCATCCTTTCGGTAACAACTCGCAAAGAATCAACAGTAATTCTGATCCGGTGTATTGTGCTGCGTGGAATCCATCTCTGCAAAAGCAAAACGAACAAGCAAACTTTCTTTTGAAGCAAATGATCAAGTTCGATCCCAATGAAAGGTGCAGCCTCATCCATGTCTTGGATTCCCATTATTTTCTGCCGGATAATTATTACAAACTTTACGACATACCCGGCGGAGTCAAACCGGGAATCTGCGTCATCTTTAACCAAGAAATTTTTGATGatgtaaataattttagtGGTTACACTAtaagtaaaatttataataattaattttttttaaatttcagccaACAAGCAATCGAGACGGAACTGAACGTGATAAAACAAGATTGACAAGGGTATTCAAGGCTTTGGGATTTGACGTGGAAATTTTCGAAAACTTGAAGAAACAAGATCTGTTATATTATATTGAAGGTTTAAGATCACGGGATTTCTCCGCATACGCCAGTCTCATTGTTTGCATGCTCTCCCATGGAGATGAGAATGTCGTGGAAGGAACCGATggaaaaagtttgaatatCAACGAACTTAAATATAAGTTCAACAGTAACGATTGTCCTTCATTGAACGGAAAACCCAAAATTTGGATCATACAAGCTTGCCagggaactgaaaatcaaccACCTTTGAGGCAGTCTTCTCACAGAAGGTCCGCATCACGATCGAATTTTAGTACCGACGATAATCACCCATCAGGACCGATTCTAGGATTTCAGATTAGCTACGAGCAAAAAAGTATTTGATTCATGACTacattttaaacttaattGCTCAAGATTTCACTCGATAACTTCTAAAATCCTTATTACATAGTAACCTTTGAAAGAACATCCACAACAAAGACAGAGGGAAATGGATCAGCACAAGAGAATTTGAACAATCGAGCGCCTTTTATGGATTTCCTTGACATCAGAGCCTCTATTCCTGGTTTCCATGCTTACCGATCTGAAGATTGTTGGTCTGaatatcttattttatttttattataaaaaattaacagaTATTTATGGATATGATGTAAAAGGATCTATTCTGATTAAATACCTTTGCGATGAAATGAAGAAGGAATATTTATGCGAGAAAACGTCGCCGAATAAAGAATCCAAGGACTTAGAAGGCATCCTGAATAGTGTGCAAGATATTATAAGTAAGGAAACATTGACATCCAAGAcagaatttgtaaaacaaactATTGTGAGAAATGTTTCTCTAAATCGCcggataaaatttaaaaagagccaTTTACCAGGAAAAGTGACTTTACGTCAAAATGACAGGTATGAATGCCCATTCGACAACTTCtaacaataataataggcTTTTAAGCGTCCTtgatattttctaattttactattattttttccttggtCATGCATATTTATACTTACGGTACGGCTCCCGCACATCGTTGCCTAACCGCAGTCGGGACGAAGTACTCGACAGAGAAGTCCATCAATATCGTCATTGGccaaacatttttgatttacttACTATTTGGTGGGATTACGTTGCCCGCATTGTCTACCGATAACTATATTTTATCTGTTTATAACCGTATGCCAGTGATTCagtttatttactttttcttgttatttcagTTCAGTTTAATTTTActaaaaacttttaaaaatttgtgcgTTTTACTCGATGATGGATggcttgagaaaaaaaattccttagCTATTACATTATGTTGAAGTAGCTAATATTTACGTTTATAGCACATAATCCATGTAATTCCGTCGTAAACGCAAACGTGCGGGAAATCTAATCGATCTAATTAAACTCTATGTATGTTCAAGTTTTACAGTGTGTACATCTCAATGGTAGAGCTTCCGACTGCAGATGTGGTTGTCCCTGGTTCAAACCTGTGTGCCCCCACTGCCCCCTATCTGTTGATTCGAACCTGTCACGACAATCTTAAACCATTCATTTTAATTGCACTATGCGCTGCGGTGCTCTGACACTATACGTTACAAGTAATAACTTGGTCGATGACCGGAGATGGGAAACTATCTCTCCTCACACACATTTCTCATCTAACCTCACAGAATCCCAAAGGCCTTTATTTCAAACAGCCGGTATTCAGGTTTAGGCGTACATAAGGAATAGGTTACACATTTACCCACATTTTTAATCCTTAACATAGCTATATTTTCCGTAGCCTGCAATACCGAAGACAAAACGAGACCGTTTATTCCATGTTGCATCACGACAATCCTATAAGCTGCTTGTCTCGACAACCATTCTGgctattaaaaatattgtcgCCAGGCTGAATAAAACACCCCCTCGATCTATAATCTATAATGTTCGTG
This window of the Daphnia pulex isolate KAP4 chromosome 5, ASM2113471v1 genome carries:
- the LOC124194041 gene encoding serine/threonine-protein kinase/endoribonuclease IRE1-like isoform X1, with the translated sequence MAEETENERRQPPAGCTLKEIEPNHRVKLKCCPYHMQSNKNGENDSTKFSSISHGTFESETLKVFIRKSERARMRDGDLEVIRDLAALRQRPNLQENFIRYFAMEEDRDFIYVITEWCICSVEDLYGTRSNEGTNWIGEQIFVEKIKKSLGPKQILWQATKGLEYLHHLKYVHRNLKPSNFLIAKISDTDQPDEYKVKLSDFSYSKQPKESPIVSGPRGSNGWIAPISETGTIKAPEDYVADDVFVLGCFFYYVLTNGLHPFGNNSQRINSNSDPVYCAAWNPSLQKQNEQANFLLKQMIKFDPNERCSLIHVLDSHYFLPDNYYKLYDIPGGVKPGICVIFNQEIFDDPTSNRDGTERDKTRLTRVFKALGFDVEIFENLKKQDLLYYIEGLRSRDFSAYASLIVCMLSHGDENVVEGTDGKSLNINELKYKFNSNDCPSLNGKPKIWIIQACQGTENQPPLRQSSHRRSASRSNFSTDDNHPSGPILGFQISYEQKITFERTSTTKTEGNGSAQENLNNRAPFMDFLDIRASIPGFHAYRSEDCWIYSD
- the LOC124194041 gene encoding serine/threonine-protein kinase/endoribonuclease IRE1-like isoform X2 → MAEETENERRQPPAGCTLKEIEPNHRVKLKCCPYHMQSNKNGENDSTKFSSISHGTFESETLKVFIRKSERARMRDGDLEVIRDLAALRQRPNLQENFIRYFAMEEDRDFIYVITEWCICSVEDLYGTRSNEGTNWIGEQIFVEKIKKSLGPKQILWQATKGLEYLHHLKYVHRNLKPSNFLIAKISDTDQPDEYKVKLSDFSYSKQPKESPIVSGPRGSNGWIAPISETGTIKAPEDYVADDVFVLGCFFYYVLTNGLHPFGNNSQRINSNSDPVYCAAWNPSLQKQNEQANFLLKQMIKFDPNERCSLIHVLDSHYFLPDNYYKLYDIPGGVKPGICVIFNQEIFDDPTSNRDGTERDKTRLTRVFKALGFDVEIFENLKKQDLLYYIEGLRSRDFSAYASLIVCMLSHGDENVVEGTDGKSLNINELKYKFNSNDCPSLNGKPKIWIIQACQGTENQPPLRQSSHRRSASRSNFSTDDNHPSGPILGFQISYEQKITFERTSTTKTEGNGSAQENLNNRAPFMDFLDIRASIPGFHAYRSED